The sequence below is a genomic window from Streptomyces sp. NBC_00289.
GGGAATTCGGTATTCCGCAGGGGCGAACCTGGGACTGGCGGACTCTCGCTGCCCCCTACCGCGACCGGACCTTCACGGGTCCCGCCGACTTCCGGCACTGGCTGCTGGAACACCTGACGCAGGACATCGCACTGGCATCATTGGGTAACGTCAGCGGGCCGACCAAGGCGGCCCTGGATGTCCTGCGGGACCTGCGGAACGAGGTCCGCCTCACCGTCGACCACGCGGGTCTGGCCGCATGTTCACATCGTGAGGACCTTGACCGCTGGTTCACACCGCTGAACGCCTTCTTGTCCATAGGACCGCCCATCCAGCGTATCGAAGAGGTGGAAGCACTTGTCCGGGCGGGACTTCTAGAAGTGGTCGGACCAGATGCACAGGTGGACTGCTCGGACCAGCAGGGCACGTTCACACTCCGGTCGCCGTCCGTGCCAGGCTCGCTCCATACCGCCACGGCACTGATCGAAGCCCGCTTGCCGGCACCGGACCTGCGGCGCACCGCAGATCCGCTGCTGACCCACCTGCTGAACACGGGCCAGTGCGCCTCCTACGAGATCCGCGACCCCGAAGGCAGCGCCTACGACACGGGTGGCCTGCAGGTGTCGGCCAGGTCCTATCGGGTCGTACTGCCCAACGGCGGCGAGCATCCTCGCCGGCTCGCCTTCGGCGTTCCCACCGAGGGCATCCACTGGGGCACCGCCGCTGGCGCCCGACCTGGTGTGAACTCGGTGACCTTGGCCGACGCCGACGCAGTCGCCCGCGCCGTCCTCGACCGCATCAAGCAGGATCGAGCGGCGCTTGCCCGCCCTGAAGAGGGCTACGCCCCGAGGAGCAGTCTCATGCCGCAGTCACCTCAACTCGCCACCCCTACCATCAGCGAGGCCACCACATCGTGAATGCTCAGACGCAGGCACCTGATGCCTGCTCCTGCCCGCACGGGCAACAGGTCACAAACCTGCACGACACTGGACTGCTGACGCCCGTCCGGGTCGGGGCGCCCATCGAGGACGTGGTCTCGGACCGCGCGTGGCTGCAGGCCATGCTGGAGACCGAAGCCGCCCTCGCCCGTGCTCAGGCGCGGCTCGGTACGGTGCCGGCTTTCGCAGCCGAGGCAATCTCCGCGACCGTCCGAGCCCACACGTTCGATCTTCGCGGCCTTGCCCGCAGAGCCCGAGCTGCCGCGAATCCGGTGGTTCCGCTTGTCGAGGAGCTGGCGGCGGCCGTCCGGGACCGGGATCCAGACGCAGCACGCTTCGTCCACCTGGGCTCCACCAGCCAGGACATCCTGGACACCGCCGCCATGCTCGTGGCGGTGCGCGGCATCACACTGATCGTCCAGCACCTGGACCAGGCGGCCGAAGCGCTGGCAGCGCTCGCTTCCCGCCATCGGGAAGACGCCATGGCGGGACGGACTCTGACCCAGCACGCCACCCCGACCACCTTCGGTCTGAAGGCCGCAGGGTGGCTCATGGGGCTCCTCGATGCCCGGGACCGACTGGAGGAACTGCTCGGCACCCGTCTTCCAGTGCAGCTCGGGGGCGCGGCGGGCACCATGGCCGCGTACCTGCAAGCCCACGATGTCCCCCCGCCCCAGGCCAGTACGTACACCACGGAACTGACCCGGGCCTTCGCAACCGAACTCGGCCTCGCCGAGCCGGTCCTGCCCTGGCACACCCGGCGCAGCCCGATGGCGGACCTGGCCCATGGATTGAACGTCACCGTAGGAGCCCTCGGCAAGATCGCGCTTGACGTCCTCAGCCTGGCCCGCACCGAAGTAGCCGAGATCGCCGAGCCTGCCGGACACGGAAACGGTGCCTCCTCGGCGATGCCGCAAAAACAGAACCCCGCGCTGGCCACCCTCATCAGAACAGCCGCCCTGCAAGTCCCGCCGCTCACTTTGACGCTGGTGCAGAGCATGGCCTCGGAAGACGAACGCCCCGCCGGCGCGTGGCACGCCGAGTGGATGCCGCTGCGCGAGAGCCTGCGCCTGGTCGGCGGCGCCGCCAGCACCGCAGCCGACCTCTGCAGCGGCATGATGGTCGACGCCGCCCGGATGCGCGCCAACCTAGCATCCACCGGCGCACTGATCGTCTCCGAGAGGCTCTCCGCAGTCCTCGGCCGCCGGCTTCCCGGCCGGTCGGCCAAGTCGGTTGTCGCACAAGCCTGCCGGGATGCTCAGGCCAGCGGGCGGCCACTGCCGGCCGTCCTTCTGGAGATACCCGGGATCAGCGATGTCCTCTCGGCCGGGGAGATCGACGACCTGCTCGATCCGGCGCAGTACCTGGGAGCAGCAAAGCACTTCGTCGACCGCGCGCTCGAGCACTACAGCTCCCGCGCACACGTCGCCCGGGAATGAGGACGCGGCACCGAGCGGCCTGATCAAACCATGTCGGCTCTGACGCGGCCACTGCCGTTCCGCGGTCCGCCGCCGGCAGCCCGTCAGAAGCAGTCCAGCGGCGGTTCGAACATCGACCGAAACATCTTTCCACCAGCTTTTACTGAGGAGAACCAGAGTCATGCCCGCACACGCCCCCTCCACCAACACCGAGCTGCTTGAGGCGACACGGACCGTCATCGCCGGAGGCAGCAGCAGCAACATGCGCAACCTCGGCATCCAGGACCCCCTCGTCATCGATCGGGCCCAGGGCGCGCGTATCTGGGACATCGAGGGCAACGAACTCATCGATGTGAATATGGGATATGGCCCTCACCTCTTCGGCTTTGCCGACCCCGACGTCGTCGAGCCGGTCGCCGAGCGGCTGCGGCTTGGAGCGATGACCGGAATCATCCACCGGCTCGATCACCAGGCGGGAGAACTCATCTCCGCGCTGATCCCCTCGATCGAACAGGTCCGCTTCGCCAACTCCGGCACCGAGGCGATCACCTCCGCACTCCGCCTGGCCCGCTTCACCACCGGCCGGAACCTCATCGTGACCTTCGAGGGCCACTACCACGGCTGGAGCGAAACCGTCCTGCGCGACCCGATCACCACCGATTCCGAAGGAGAGCGGGACGGACTGCGCGGTGCTCCGGGAATGATCCCCGAGGCACTGCATCACACCGTCCAACTCCCCTGGAACGACGTCGATGCCCTCACCGCGGTCTTCACCGAACACGGGTCCGACATCGCCGCTGTGATCTGCGAGCCCATCTGCGCCAACGCGGGCCTGGTGCACCCGCTGCCCGGGTTCCTCGAGCGACTGGCGGACCTCACGGCCGAACACGGCGCGCTCCTGATCTTCGATGAGGTGATCACCGGGTTCCGTGTCTCACGGGGTGGGGCCCAGGAGCTGCTCGGTGTTCGCCCCGACCTCACGATCGTGTCCAAGGTCCTCGGGGGCGGATTCCCGGTGGCCGCCTTCGGCGGCAGCCGTCGCCTGATGCGGCCACTCGCCTCGAACCAGGCGTTCCACGGCGGCGTCTACAGTGGCAATCACGCGGCCATGCAGGCCGTGGTCAGCATGCTGCAGAAGATCCAGGGACACGACTCCGCCTACGACGACCTCGAACGATCCTGCGCCTTCCTGGAGAAGAGTCTGCGCTCCGTCTTCGCAGAGGCAGGCTACGGCGTGCGGATCGCCCGAGCCGGATCGGTCATGTCCGTAGCCCTCCTGAACAGCCCTC
It includes:
- the pcaB gene encoding 3-carboxy-cis,cis-muconate cycloisomerase; its protein translation is MNAQTQAPDACSCPHGQQVTNLHDTGLLTPVRVGAPIEDVVSDRAWLQAMLETEAALARAQARLGTVPAFAAEAISATVRAHTFDLRGLARRARAAANPVVPLVEELAAAVRDRDPDAARFVHLGSTSQDILDTAAMLVAVRGITLIVQHLDQAAEALAALASRHREDAMAGRTLTQHATPTTFGLKAAGWLMGLLDARDRLEELLGTRLPVQLGGAAGTMAAYLQAHDVPPPQASTYTTELTRAFATELGLAEPVLPWHTRRSPMADLAHGLNVTVGALGKIALDVLSLARTEVAEIAEPAGHGNGASSAMPQKQNPALATLIRTAALQVPPLTLTLVQSMASEDERPAGAWHAEWMPLRESLRLVGGAASTAADLCSGMMVDAARMRANLASTGALIVSERLSAVLGRRLPGRSAKSVVAQACRDAQASGRPLPAVLLEIPGISDVLSAGEIDDLLDPAQYLGAAKHFVDRALEHYSSRAHVARE
- a CDS encoding aspartate aminotransferase family protein: MPAHAPSTNTELLEATRTVIAGGSSSNMRNLGIQDPLVIDRAQGARIWDIEGNELIDVNMGYGPHLFGFADPDVVEPVAERLRLGAMTGIIHRLDHQAGELISALIPSIEQVRFANSGTEAITSALRLARFTTGRNLIVTFEGHYHGWSETVLRDPITTDSEGERDGLRGAPGMIPEALHHTVQLPWNDVDALTAVFTEHGSDIAAVICEPICANAGLVHPLPGFLERLADLTAEHGALLIFDEVITGFRVSRGGAQELLGVRPDLTIVSKVLGGGFPVAAFGGSRRLMRPLASNQAFHGGVYSGNHAAMQAVVSMLQKIQGHDSAYDDLERSCAFLEKSLRSVFAEAGYGVRIARAGSVMSVALLNSPQQGLEAYDAAMNAIDFPTHRRFQLHCQRLGLYFHPNPLEPWFLSTAHSDADLDRIVDVIVRSLRALSTR